In Prescottella soli, a genomic segment contains:
- a CDS encoding alpha/beta hydrolase: MIDRIHPELRPLLPTLPQVDITDPVAFRERQRIRAAELAANVVRPHDLTVVDRLVPGPAGAPEVPVRIYTPAGSFSALGALVWFHGGGYVFGDIAASERTCVEIASTVGCVVVSVEYRLAPEHPYPAGLDDCFAALTWVAAHADELGVDSERLAIGGVSAGAGLAAALALRVRDEQGPRLVYQLLDNPMLDDRLETASVNEFTDTPLWSHGQAVLGWNFYLGDRSMDTPPHAAAARADDVSELPPAWIAANELDPLRDEAIEYALRLMRADVPVELHHRPGTFHGSNAFPGVSVSDRTREDMHLGLQRALTKTA, encoded by the coding sequence TTGATCGATCGCATCCATCCCGAGCTGCGGCCCCTGCTGCCGACGCTCCCCCAGGTGGACATCACCGACCCCGTGGCGTTCCGCGAGCGGCAGCGGATCCGTGCAGCCGAACTCGCGGCGAACGTCGTCCGCCCTCACGACCTGACCGTCGTCGACCGCCTCGTCCCGGGGCCGGCGGGCGCACCGGAGGTGCCCGTCCGCATCTACACCCCCGCCGGCAGCTTCTCTGCCCTCGGCGCCCTGGTCTGGTTCCACGGCGGCGGCTACGTCTTCGGCGATATCGCGGCGTCGGAGCGCACGTGCGTCGAGATCGCGAGCACCGTGGGGTGCGTCGTCGTCAGCGTCGAGTACCGCCTCGCACCCGAACACCCCTATCCGGCCGGGTTGGACGACTGCTTCGCGGCTCTCACCTGGGTCGCGGCGCATGCCGACGAACTCGGCGTGGATTCGGAGCGCCTGGCCATCGGTGGTGTCAGCGCGGGTGCAGGACTCGCCGCGGCACTGGCGCTGCGGGTACGCGACGAACAGGGACCGCGGCTCGTCTACCAGCTGTTGGACAACCCGATGCTCGACGACCGTCTGGAGACGGCATCGGTCAACGAATTCACCGACACGCCGTTGTGGTCCCACGGCCAGGCGGTGCTGGGCTGGAACTTCTATCTCGGTGACCGATCCATGGACACGCCGCCCCATGCCGCAGCGGCTCGCGCGGACGACGTCTCCGAGCTCCCGCCGGCGTGGATCGCCGCCAACGAGCTGGATCCGTTGCGCGACGAAGCCATCGAATACGCGCTCCGTTTGATGCGGGCGGATGTCCCCGTCGAACTGCACCACCGGCCTGGAACCTTCCACGGATCCAACGCGTTTCCCGGGGTATCGGTCTCGGACCGAACGCGTGAGGACATGCACCTCGGCCTGCAGCGGGCGCTGACGAAGACGGCCTGA
- a CDS encoding oxygenase MpaB family protein: MPTRYLDLAGSEPRLTNELTRIRIDRSPRRAGRPTRITDALDFWAFAGGAANVVMQLSWPEVGRGVVESKVESGSLFRHPWKRARTTFTYLSVAILGTDDERRAYRAAVNGAHRHVRSDENSPVAYNAFDRELQLWVAACLFVGFEDTHQLLHGKLTPEQAEEFYRSSSTLGTTLQVTEEMWPATRADFDRYWNIACERVAMDDTVRDYLTELIGLRMVAWPLRFAFGDLLKFLTAGFLPPLFRQQLGIEWGDDDRRRFEHLFVFVAFVNRFIPGFVRHLPSRLFMRDLRWRIRSGRSLV, encoded by the coding sequence GTGCCGACCCGATACCTCGATCTCGCCGGATCCGAACCGCGATTGACCAACGAGCTCACACGCATTCGGATCGACCGCTCCCCACGGCGCGCCGGTCGCCCGACGCGAATCACCGACGCCCTCGACTTCTGGGCGTTCGCCGGCGGCGCCGCGAACGTCGTCATGCAACTGTCGTGGCCCGAGGTGGGCCGCGGCGTCGTCGAGAGCAAGGTCGAGTCCGGCAGTCTCTTCCGGCACCCCTGGAAGCGCGCCCGCACCACGTTCACGTACCTGTCGGTGGCGATCCTGGGAACCGACGACGAGCGTCGCGCCTACCGGGCGGCGGTGAACGGCGCACACCGGCACGTGCGGTCGGACGAGAACAGCCCGGTGGCGTACAACGCGTTCGACCGGGAACTGCAGCTGTGGGTGGCCGCATGCCTGTTCGTCGGCTTCGAGGACACGCACCAGTTGCTGCATGGCAAGCTCACACCCGAACAGGCCGAGGAGTTCTACCGGTCGTCGTCGACGCTCGGCACCACGCTGCAGGTCACCGAGGAGATGTGGCCGGCCACCCGCGCCGACTTCGACCGGTACTGGAACATCGCGTGTGAGCGGGTCGCAATGGACGACACCGTGCGGGACTACCTGACCGAGCTGATCGGGCTACGCATGGTGGCGTGGCCGCTGCGGTTCGCGTTCGGGGACCTGCTGAAGTTCCTCACGGCCGGGTTCCTGCCGCCGCTGTTCCGGCAACAGCTGGGCATCGAATGGGGCGACGACGACCGTCGCCGTTTCGAGCATCTGTTCGTCTTCGTCGCATTCGTGAACCGCTTCATACCCGGCTTCGTCCGGCATCTCCCCAGTCGCTTGTTCATGCGCGATCTGCGGTGGCGGATCCGCTCGGGACGAAGCCTCGTGTAA
- a CDS encoding mce associated protein mas1a has product MANDETGIDTTDAAVATATAEPDPGQDDSSSAPRGTRGRVTVTILGALIVVLAAALGWQMWQQHRADMLRTEAVDTTRDYAQTIATFDYQNLDANRGKIAAMSTPEFAGKYNEMVDALSKLVTDGQGRATATVTNIGVESIDGSNAVVLAFVDQEAKNVIAPEGKSQNYRMVVTLTRDGDRWIVDNVETK; this is encoded by the coding sequence ATGGCGAACGATGAGACCGGGATCGACACGACGGACGCGGCGGTCGCTACGGCGACCGCGGAGCCCGATCCCGGCCAGGACGACTCGTCGTCGGCGCCGCGGGGGACACGCGGGCGTGTCACCGTCACGATCCTCGGTGCCTTGATCGTCGTGTTGGCCGCGGCACTCGGGTGGCAGATGTGGCAGCAGCACCGAGCGGACATGTTGCGCACCGAGGCAGTCGACACCACCCGCGACTACGCGCAGACGATCGCCACGTTCGATTACCAGAACCTCGACGCCAATCGCGGCAAGATCGCGGCGATGTCGACCCCGGAGTTCGCCGGCAAGTACAACGAGATGGTCGACGCACTGAGCAAACTCGTCACCGACGGCCAGGGGCGGGCGACCGCGACCGTCACGAACATCGGTGTCGAGAGCATCGACGGCTCGAATGCCGTGGTACTGGCGTTCGTGGACCAGGAGGCGAAGAATGTGATTGCCCCCGAGGGTAAGTCGCAGAACTACCGCATGGTCGTCACGCTCACCCGTGACGGCGACCGTTGGATCGTCGACAACGTCGAGACGAAGTAG
- a CDS encoding MlaD family protein, whose translation MRRVVLVQLILFALTAAVVVPFGIAYVLGSRAFGDPIRLHASMSDALGLTAGTSVTYRGVNVGRVASVALDGERGGARIEFDLDPGTRIPRDSIAKVAMSTAAGIQSVDIYPATDSGPYLEDGDTLAAPQDRQPVQMEQLMGDAAKLLGGIDPERVTALGTELGASLDGLGPSLASMVDDGDMLSALLERQAPQLRSLLTHTASLVGTMADGADSFGRGMAAARTFTGQLDDNSPVLVYLVDRSPAALARTQELFDRYHDTFGALLANLATVTPIISDRRNALAAGLDEIPEGLGKLESIVRGDRAEFALVGTQGPVCNYATPRRAVGDTGRLAVGDLNPTQPNLTLYCPPGPNIEQRGSRTAPRPNDLGLQNANTPGTVIGPPMVPDPVLVPTGAEMLDQWNQLLEELGDGER comes from the coding sequence ATGAGACGAGTCGTGCTGGTCCAGCTGATCCTGTTCGCGCTCACCGCCGCGGTCGTCGTCCCGTTCGGCATCGCCTACGTGCTGGGCTCACGGGCGTTCGGCGATCCGATCCGATTGCATGCGAGCATGTCCGACGCGCTCGGCCTGACCGCGGGCACGAGCGTCACCTACCGCGGCGTCAACGTGGGACGGGTCGCGTCGGTCGCGCTCGACGGTGAACGGGGCGGGGCACGGATCGAATTCGACCTCGACCCCGGCACCCGCATCCCGCGAGACAGCATCGCGAAGGTGGCGATGAGCACCGCCGCCGGCATCCAGAGCGTCGACATCTATCCGGCCACCGACTCCGGTCCCTACCTCGAGGACGGCGACACCCTCGCGGCGCCGCAGGATCGGCAGCCGGTCCAGATGGAGCAGCTCATGGGGGACGCCGCGAAGCTGCTCGGCGGCATCGATCCCGAGCGTGTCACCGCTCTCGGCACCGAACTCGGGGCCTCGCTCGACGGCCTCGGCCCCAGCCTGGCGAGCATGGTCGACGACGGCGACATGCTGTCGGCTCTGCTCGAGCGACAGGCGCCGCAGCTGCGGTCGCTGCTCACCCACACGGCGAGCCTGGTCGGGACGATGGCGGACGGGGCCGACTCGTTCGGCCGGGGGATGGCGGCGGCGCGCACCTTCACCGGTCAGCTCGACGACAACTCGCCCGTCCTGGTGTACCTGGTGGACCGGTCGCCGGCCGCCCTCGCCCGCACACAGGAGCTGTTCGACCGGTACCACGACACGTTCGGGGCCCTACTCGCGAATCTGGCCACCGTCACCCCGATCATCTCCGACCGGCGTAACGCTCTGGCGGCGGGACTCGACGAGATCCCCGAGGGACTCGGCAAGCTCGAGTCGATCGTCAGGGGGGACCGGGCCGAGTTCGCACTCGTCGGCACGCAGGGGCCGGTGTGCAACTACGCCACGCCGCGCCGCGCCGTCGGTGACACTGGACGGCTCGCCGTCGGTGACCTGAATCCCACCCAGCCGAACCTCACCCTGTACTGCCCACCGGGCCCGAACATCGAGCAGCGTGGATCACGAACGGCACCGCGCCCCAACGATCTCGGGCTGCAGAACGCGAACACCCCGGGCACGGTCATCGGTCCGCCGATGGTCCCGGATCCGGTTCTCGTCCCCACCGGGGCCGAGATGCTCGACCAATGGAACCAACTGCTGGAGGAGCTCGGAGATGGCGAACGATGA